In one window of Mercurialis annua linkage group LG4, ddMerAnnu1.2, whole genome shotgun sequence DNA:
- the LOC126679414 gene encoding F-box/kelch-repeat protein At1g51550, with protein sequence MGDRSSSLSSSSSSSSSSSSCCAITKITQDHLLAILLLLPVDSVVSFGMTCKRYRCLASCDSLWESICRRDWGATSVDALTVSSSSSTDSQMSLSWMNLYKRFSLLDSVSCHQLSCPDANSLLPVARASHSLNFLADCLVLFGGGCEGGRHLDDTWIAYIGNELPRTLRWQKVESGVPSGRFGHTCVVIGGFLVLFGGINDRGMRQNDTWIGQIDNLHISLSWRLLNVQSLAPTPRGAHAACCTDQRKMVIQGGIGLNGLRLGDTWVLELSENLCFGTWHELVIHPSPAPRSGHSLTCVGGSGLVLFGGRGSGYEVLGDVWLLKMCENQLKWVEMMYEMQNIPEGISLPRVGHSAALILGGRILIYGGEDSGRHKKDDFWVLDMSSIISNQMKPANMWKCLKAKGYKPECRSFHQACADISGRHMFVFGGMVNAEAGGLRFDGDLFLLQLQTLL encoded by the exons ATGGGCGATAGAAGCAGCAgcttatcatcatcatcatcatcatcatcatcatcatcatcatgctGCGCTATAACAAAAATAACACAGGACCATCTCTTGGCAATCTTACTTCTACTGCCGGTGGATTCAGTTGTATCATTTGGGATGACGTGCAAGAGGTACAGATGTTTAGCAAGCTGTGATTCACTGTGGGAGTCCATTTGCCGACGAGATTGGGGAGCTACATCGGTGGATGCACTCACTGTGTCGTCGTCTTCTTCAACAGATAGTCAAATGTCACTGTCATGGATGAATCTCTACAAGCGGTTCTCCCTGCTTGACTCTGTTTCTTGCCATCAATTGAGTTGCCCAGATGCCAATTCTTTGCTTCCAGTCGCTAGAGCTTCTCACTCTCTCAACTTTCTCGCTgattgcttggttttgttcggtGGTGGCTGTGAGGGAG GACGCCATCTTGACGATACATGGATAGCTTATATAGGGAATGAGCTTCCCAGGACATTAAGGTGGCAGAAGGTGGAGTCAGGAGTTCCGAGTGGGAGATTTGGGCACACATGTGTTGTTATTGGTGGTTTTCTTGTTCTCTTTGGAGGGATCAATGACAGGGGGATGCGTCAAAATGATACATGGATTGGCCAGATAGACAACCTTCATATCTCACTCTCGTGGAGGCTGCTCAATGTGCAATCCCTTGCACCGACACCACGTGGGGCTCATGCTGCCTGTTGCACTGATCAAAGGAAGATGGTTATCCAGGGCGGAATTGGGCTGAATGGTCTCAGATTGGGCGACACCTGGGTGTTGGAACTGTCCGAGAATCTTTGTTTCGGAACATGGCATGAGCTTGTGATTCATCCATCACCTGCGCCTCGTTCAGGGCATTCATTAACATGCGTTGGAGGAAGTGGATTAGTTTTATTTGGTGGTAGAGGATCGGGATATGAGGTGCTTGGTGATGTGTGGTTGTTGAAAATGTGTGAGAATCAGTTGAAGTGGGTAGAGATGATGTATGAAATGCAAAACATACCTGAAGGAATCTCCCTTCCTCGAGTTGGTCACTCAGCTGCGCTTATTCTGGGGGGCCGTATCTTAATTTATGGAGGTGAAGATTCAGGCAGACATAAAAAGGATGACTTTTGGGTGTTAGATATGAGTTCAATCATATCGAATCAGATGAAGCCGGCAAATATGTGGAAATGTCTCAAGGCAAAGGGTTATAAACCTGAGTGCAGGTCGTTCCACCAGGCGTGCGCAGACATTTCAGGGCGTCACATGTTTGTGTTTGGTGGAATGGTTAATGCGGAAGCTGGCGGGTTGAGGTTTGACGGGGACCTGTTTCTACTACAGCTTCAGACTCTGCTATGA